The DNA sequence AGATAGCATAAAAAGAGTGGCTGCCATTTCGGGCAGCCACTCTTTTTGTGTTTGAGACCTCCGGAGAACGGAGGCTTCGCCGGAGCTGAGGCTGATCATCGTCGGTGTACTCCGGCCGCGACCATCACACTCAAAACGTGTTCTGAATCCCAGAAATCTGTGCCTAAGCTGCTATTACGTCACGGACAAAAAACGTCCATTCTCGTAATAGCCTCTTAGTGCTCGATTTCTAGAGTGGGATTCATCACACTCTCTTTTAATCCTCAAGGACCATGATGCCGATTCCAAGCAATCCGGGTCCGGTGTGGACACCTAATACCGGCGAAATTTGGCCTTCGGCGTAGATTTTGGCGCCGGCGACCAGATCCTTCAGCTGTTCTTTCATAACGAGCATCTCTTCGTAGGCATCCCCATGGCAGATCGACAAGTAGTAATTTTTGTGCTGACCGAGTTTTTCGCGGGTCATGTCGATCAGCTTCTGGATGCTTTGTTTGCGGCCACGCACTTTTGCGACCGTGTCGTAGATGCCTTCTTCGTTGCAGGAGATGATCGGTTTGATGTTCAAGGCGCTTCCGAGGATTCCGGAGACTTTACCGATGCGGCCGCCTTTCATCAGGTACTCCAAGGTGCCGACCCCGAACAGGATGGTGGACTTTTTCACGGCTGCTTGTGTTCTCGAAACGACTTCATCGAACGGAAGCCCCGCTTCGATCTGCTCGGCCGTGAACAGCGCCACAAATCCGGAGGCGATGGCGATATTCAGCGTATCGATGACGACGATCTGCATATCCGTGATATCTTCCGCCAACAATTTGATGGCTTGGCAGGTGCCGCTCAAGCCGCTGGAAATGGCGGATACGATCACTTGATCGAAGCCGTCCGCTTTGATCTTGGCGAAAGTGTCGGCAATCGTTTCCGGCAAAGGTAGGCTTGTCTTCGGGATCTCTTCCTGGAATCTTGCGTAGACCTGTTCCGGTGTGATGTCAACCCGATCGCGATAGCTCGCGTCTTTATAATTGATCATCAGCGGCAAGGTGTAGATATGGTATTTGTCGAGCAGCTCCTGCGGAATATCGTTGCAGGAATCGGCCAAGACGGCAATGGAATTAGATTTCATCATTAGTATTCTCCTCTTTATTGGATGCGTGACTGACGCCATCGACCAATATGATTTTTTGTGTCAACAATTTCGAAGCGAGCGACAGCGTGATCATCTTCAAAGCGATGTTTTCGCTGTGGATGTCCTCCAAGGTATAGGTGAAATGCTCTTTCTTGTCGAGATCACGGAAGAGCATCCGAAAAGCATACTCCAATTCTTGGCAGAAGGTGTCGTACGCGATCTGGAATCCGCGGATGGAGACTTGCAGTTCCAGTCCTTTTTTCACCTCTGACAACGGCAATACCTGTTTGAGCAAGGTGATGACGATCAGTTGGGCGATGTGGGTTTTGAAATATTTCTTTTTCTCTGGTTTATCGATCAGCTGCAGTTTTACGTAATTATTGATCATAGCCGGTGTGATGATGCGTTCTTCCTGGGTGGCGTTCAGGAAACTCAATTGCTTTTCGATGATGGCGATCACTTGATCGCTGTAGAGGCCAAAATCAGGCAGCTCGTCAAATCGGATGAACGTCAAGGCGAGCAGCTGTTGCTGATATTCTTCCAATTCTGGTTTAAGCTTCACGGGAAAACCTGCTTTCTGAACTAAAGAAAATTTAATCTAGTTTTCGATACTAGATGTAATGCTTATTGTCACTAGATGAATGTACCAGTATTCGACAGAAAATTCAATTCCGAAGGCTCGGCGCTGACAGGATAAGACTATTAAAAAAGAAGCCATTTCAGGCTTCTTTCCAGTCATCATATTCCGTTTCTGTTGCGGTACCGAAATAACGGGCGACTTCATGGGAGGCATGGGCATCGGAACCCTTCTCGTAGGTGAGGCCGATCTTGATGGCATAAGCCATCATTTCCGGATCCGGGTAAGTTTTGCCGTAGTCCGGTTTGTCGATTCCGGCAAAATTGTAATCAAGGGTATACCCACTCTCCTTCACCTTATCCAACAGCAGCTTCCAGTCGATGGGATCACTGACGCTGTAAGCTTTTTGGAACTTGTGGATCAGATTGATGTGCCCGATTTTTTTCGGGGTCAGTTCTCCATACGGAAGCGTCAACGCCTTTTTGACTGCCGCTTCGTAAAGGGTGTAGAGTGTTTCGTAGCCGATTTCTTCACCTTTTTGCGTGAACGATTCGCGATCCAAGTCGATGCAGAAGTATTCTTCCGGCGCGAGCTGCACGAAATGCACGCTCAGAATCGAGTGGGGGACGGTCTCCGGGTATTTTTCCAGGAAGGCGCGCGTTTCTTTTTCTTTTCCTTCCAGATAATCCAATTCAAAACCGGCGTGGATTTCAA is a window from the Trichococcus shcherbakoviae genome containing:
- the hisJ gene encoding histidinol-phosphatase HisJ, which produces MHSDRHVHTPYCLHGSSDAMENYVKVAIEAGLESLTFTEHAPLPMEDPLPDKDSSMRLEDVDAYLSEVRALAKKYQGSIEIHAGFELDYLEGKEKETRAFLEKYPETVPHSILSVHFVQLAPEEYFCIDLDRESFTQKGEEIGYETLYTLYEAAVKKALTLPYGELTPKKIGHINLIHKFQKAYSVSDPIDWKLLLDKVKESGYTLDYNFAGIDKPDYGKTYPDPEMMAYAIKIGLTYEKGSDAHASHEVARYFGTATETEYDDWKEA
- a CDS encoding DegV family protein; protein product: MMKSNSIAVLADSCNDIPQELLDKYHIYTLPLMINYKDASYRDRVDITPEQVYARFQEEIPKTSLPLPETIADTFAKIKADGFDQVIVSAISSGLSGTCQAIKLLAEDITDMQIVVIDTLNIAIASGFVALFTAEQIEAGLPFDEVVSRTQAAVKKSTILFGVGTLEYLMKGGRIGKVSGILGSALNIKPIISCNEEGIYDTVAKVRGRKQSIQKLIDMTREKLGQHKNYYLSICHGDAYEEMLVMKEQLKDLVAGAKIYAEGQISPVLGVHTGPGLLGIGIMVLED
- a CDS encoding DUF1836 domain-containing protein, which codes for MKLKPELEEYQQQLLALTFIRFDELPDFGLYSDQVIAIIEKQLSFLNATQEERIITPAMINNYVKLQLIDKPEKKKYFKTHIAQLIVITLLKQVLPLSEVKKGLELQVSIRGFQIAYDTFCQELEYAFRMLFRDLDKKEHFTYTLEDIHSENIALKMITLSLASKLLTQKIILVDGVSHASNKEENTNDEI